In Chitinophaga sp. HK235, a single window of DNA contains:
- a CDS encoding MBL fold metallo-hydrolase, with protein MTLQLLRNATQWLTINNKHILIDPMLSPQGAYPAVVGTGNEIRNPTVDLPIDKEALDTLLSQVDAVLLTHLHRDHWDLVAQERLPKNTLILCQPADADKLKETGFTNIIVIEESLNWEGISIYRTGGQHGTGDIGIRMGIVSGYVLEHAGHRLYIAGDTIWCDEVRLALDRYQPQTIVVNGGAARFETGDPIVMDIKNILEVCRYAPDARIYVVHLEAVNHSREDRNEVRAALRHAGVDGQCFVPDNGEVFLR; from the coding sequence ATGACCTTACAATTGCTTCGTAATGCCACACAATGGCTGACAATTAATAATAAACATATCCTCATTGACCCTATGCTTTCGCCCCAGGGGGCGTATCCTGCCGTTGTGGGAACCGGTAATGAAATACGAAATCCTACAGTAGATCTTCCGATAGACAAAGAAGCGCTGGATACGTTATTGTCGCAGGTCGATGCGGTGTTGCTGACCCACCTCCACCGGGATCACTGGGACCTGGTGGCACAAGAACGGCTTCCCAAAAACACACTTATCTTGTGTCAGCCTGCTGACGCTGACAAATTAAAGGAAACCGGCTTTACAAATATAATCGTGATAGAAGAGTCCCTGAATTGGGAAGGCATTTCAATATACCGTACCGGCGGACAACATGGCACAGGTGATATCGGTATCCGAATGGGTATTGTATCCGGTTATGTACTGGAGCATGCAGGACATCGTCTTTATATAGCCGGTGATACAATATGGTGTGATGAGGTGAGACTGGCACTGGACCGCTACCAGCCACAAACGATTGTGGTCAACGGAGGAGCTGCACGATTTGAGACAGGAGATCCTATTGTCATGGATATAAAGAACATTCTGGAAGTATGCAGGTATGCGCCGGATGCAAGGATATACGTTGTACACCTGGAAGCCGTCAATCATAGCAGGGAAGACAGAAATGAGGTGAGAGCCGCCCTCCGTCATGCAGGTGTGGATGGGCAATGTTTCGTACCTGATAATGGAGAGGTTTTTCTCCGATGA
- a CDS encoding Omp28-related outer membrane protein: MQSKSIQCLSAISLILGIMFITSCSKKDNANGPGGGGDTTKPGIETGAPETYTKKVLVEEFTGTWCGWCPRMPILLEKLHKKYPNLIVTAFHGSDTFDIGKDIRSTIEEKLGVQGYPTSKLERVTDLDWYDNSNNINFGQADSLVNTFMKKKAVLGVAINSAVKGNTLDITVKVGMGQALNITKAKIMVYILESELTGPRQTNYYSDPQVINDYKNDPDLGPLTKLSHYITGYTYNHVIRKVLTDAKGDEIPAAYKAKGAIYSKDYSVDISKYKAANCQLIAVVYGQDDEGKLVETYNTQVVVAGQSQKFD; encoded by the coding sequence ATGCAATCAAAATCCATCCAATGCCTGTCAGCTATTTCTCTGATATTAGGCATCATGTTCATCACTTCGTGCTCCAAAAAGGATAATGCCAACGGTCCTGGCGGAGGCGGAGATACCACTAAACCCGGCATTGAAACCGGCGCCCCTGAAACATATACCAAGAAAGTTTTAGTGGAAGAATTTACAGGCACCTGGTGTGGCTGGTGTCCGCGTATGCCCATACTGCTGGAGAAGCTGCATAAAAAATATCCCAATCTGATTGTAACCGCCTTTCATGGTTCTGACACCTTTGATATAGGAAAGGATATAAGATCAACGATTGAAGAAAAGCTGGGCGTACAAGGTTATCCTACCAGCAAACTGGAAAGGGTCACTGATCTTGACTGGTATGATAACAGCAACAATATCAATTTCGGTCAGGCAGATTCTCTGGTTAACACCTTCATGAAGAAGAAAGCAGTACTGGGCGTAGCTATCAACAGCGCTGTCAAGGGAAATACACTTGATATAACCGTGAAAGTAGGTATGGGTCAGGCCCTGAACATTACGAAGGCAAAGATCATGGTGTACATCCTGGAAAGTGAACTGACAGGCCCGCGCCAGACCAATTATTATTCCGATCCTCAGGTGATCAATGATTATAAAAATGATCCGGACCTTGGCCCGCTGACAAAACTGTCGCATTACATCACCGGATACACGTATAACCATGTGATAAGGAAAGTCCTGACAGACGCCAAAGGCGATGAAATACCCGCTGCTTATAAGGCTAAAGGCGCTATCTATTCAAAGGATTACAGCGTTGATATCAGCAAATACAAAGCCGCCAATTGCCAGCTCATCGCAGTGGTATATGGACAGGATGATGAAGGCAAGCTGGTTGAAACCTACAATACGCAGGTAGTAGTTGCCGGACAGTCCCAGAAATTTGATTAA
- a CDS encoding TlpA disulfide reductase family protein: MGKKTASIYIMKVVLSLFWLSAAVAQDSKSQQKLPNVYVKDLEGKLVQVSSFSNDGKPMIISFWATWCKPCISELETIADDYDNWKKTSGVKLIAISIDDARTSAGIKSLVSSRGWQYEVYNDYNKDLYRSLGVANVPYTVILNGDGTVVERHAGYNPGDEYHLLEAVKKIAGL; this comes from the coding sequence ATGGGAAAAAAAACGGCATCGATTTATATCATGAAGGTAGTGCTGTCACTCTTTTGGTTGTCAGCCGCTGTGGCACAGGATAGTAAAAGTCAGCAGAAACTGCCCAATGTGTATGTAAAAGATCTGGAAGGAAAGCTGGTACAGGTCAGTTCCTTCTCTAATGACGGCAAACCAATGATCATCAGCTTCTGGGCCACCTGGTGCAAACCCTGTATATCCGAACTGGAAACAATCGCGGACGATTATGATAACTGGAAAAAAACGTCCGGTGTAAAACTGATCGCTATTTCCATTGATGATGCCAGGACCAGCGCCGGCATAAAATCACTGGTCTCCTCACGGGGATGGCAGTACGAAGTATATAATGATTATAACAAAGATCTGTACCGGTCGCTGGGTGTCGCCAATGTGCCCTATACTGTTATACTCAATGGTGACGGGACTGTGGTGGAAAGACATGCCGGCTATAATCCGGGAGATGAGTATCATTTATTGGAGGCCGTGAAAAAAATAGCAGGATTATGA
- a CDS encoding DUF6029 family protein codes for MKKLILIVITITGISKVLSAQEIPGKLSGGLESNNQYYVDDKATQAQAPRDKIATNSYFTLNYTLKNFYAGIQLESYLPALMGYPEGLKGSKLTHRFAGYRTDKIDITAGNFYEQYGNGLIFRSYEERQLGIDNIMDGVNVRFTPLKSIRLKVSYGSQRVLMENGEGIFRGADLELDPLDLLKVKHSWGLTIGGSVVNRYQKYTGPDETFPPEVNAYSARLGLSHPHYDLNVEYVSKSADPTDLNKNIFRKGSVLYINQTITTNKDLSMDIAFRRVESMDFRTDRTQKDNIALVNYLPALTKLYTYALPNLYPYGAQSMGEIGGKADIYYHLKRGSALGGHYGTKLSLTASLYRNLDTVRLKSKEGFESAFWRFGPTELYRDLNFSMERRWSPLMKTIFSYINLNYNQGYIQGPGYGMVNANIAITDVLLNLDRKNALRVELQHLWTTDDEKNWAAALLEYSYVPGWSFFVSDMSNYQSKKIHYFSVGGAYNYKAARVSLSYGRQRAGLLCVGGICRMVPAYSGASLSFSYNF; via the coding sequence ATGAAGAAACTGATATTAATTGTCATCACGATAACAGGAATCAGTAAAGTTTTATCAGCACAGGAAATACCCGGGAAACTCAGCGGGGGACTGGAATCAAACAATCAGTATTATGTGGATGATAAAGCAACCCAGGCACAGGCTCCCCGTGATAAAATTGCAACCAACAGTTATTTTACCCTTAACTACACACTTAAAAATTTTTATGCCGGTATCCAGCTGGAATCTTATCTGCCGGCGTTAATGGGATATCCGGAGGGACTGAAAGGGTCCAAACTTACACATCGGTTTGCCGGATACAGAACAGATAAAATAGATATTACCGCCGGTAATTTTTATGAGCAATATGGTAATGGACTGATCTTCCGTTCTTATGAAGAGCGGCAGCTGGGCATTGATAATATTATGGATGGCGTCAATGTACGTTTCACGCCACTGAAAAGTATCCGCCTCAAAGTATCCTATGGCTCACAGCGGGTACTGATGGAAAACGGGGAAGGCATCTTCAGGGGGGCAGATCTGGAGCTGGACCCACTGGACCTGTTGAAAGTAAAACATAGCTGGGGCCTGACAATAGGTGGTAGTGTGGTGAACCGTTATCAGAAATATACCGGCCCCGATGAAACTTTTCCTCCGGAAGTAAATGCGTATTCGGCCAGGCTTGGACTTTCACATCCACATTACGATCTGAATGTAGAGTATGTAAGTAAAAGCGCTGATCCGACAGATCTTAATAAGAATATCTTTAGAAAAGGGTCTGTATTGTATATTAACCAGACCATCACGACCAATAAGGATCTGAGTATGGATATTGCTTTTCGCAGGGTGGAAAGTATGGATTTCAGGACAGACAGGACACAGAAGGATAACATTGCTTTGGTGAATTATCTGCCTGCATTAACAAAACTATATACCTATGCTCTACCCAATCTGTATCCCTATGGAGCGCAGTCAATGGGAGAGATAGGTGGAAAGGCGGATATATATTATCACCTGAAAAGAGGAAGTGCATTGGGAGGTCATTATGGTACCAAACTTTCGCTGACGGCTTCTCTGTATCGTAATCTGGATACCGTCCGGTTAAAATCCAAAGAAGGGTTTGAATCTGCGTTCTGGCGGTTCGGGCCTACAGAATTATACCGTGATCTGAATTTCAGTATGGAAAGAAGATGGTCACCGCTGATGAAAACAATTTTTTCCTACATCAACCTGAATTACAACCAGGGTTACATACAGGGGCCCGGATACGGAATGGTAAATGCCAATATTGCCATTACGGATGTGTTGCTGAACTTAGACAGGAAAAATGCGTTGCGCGTGGAGTTACAACATCTGTGGACAACGGATGATGAAAAAAACTGGGCTGCTGCGTTGCTGGAATACAGCTATGTTCCGGGCTGGTCATTCTTTGTAAGTGATATGTCGAACTACCAATCAAAGAAGATCCATTATTTCAGTGTAGGTGGTGCCTATAATTATAAAGCAGCGCGTGTGTCGCTGAGTTATGGCAGACAACGTGCAGGGTTATTGTGTGTGGGCGGTATTTGCAGGATGGTGCCGGCATACAGCGGTGCAAGTCTGTCTTTTTCCTACAATTTCTAA
- a CDS encoding RNA polymerase sigma factor, with protein sequence MENNELSEDQERWLALQTGDKDALAYFFNTFMGSLYNYGLKFTQDEDVIEDTIQDLFIRLWATRKRLSLPASVRNYLFKAFRNLLFRKLSRAEKTSRYESQYIFLDIEYSAETNHINAEQQLARDKRLETALQKLPVRQKEAIYLRFYENASYEEIAQIMGTTVKACYKNVFRALSCLRETLITVITYLFFRLFFLN encoded by the coding sequence ATGGAGAACAATGAGCTCAGCGAAGATCAGGAGCGTTGGCTTGCTTTACAGACGGGCGATAAGGATGCATTGGCATATTTCTTCAATACATTCATGGGTAGCCTCTATAACTATGGTTTAAAGTTTACACAGGATGAAGATGTTATTGAAGATACTATACAGGATCTCTTTATCCGCTTGTGGGCTACCAGAAAAAGACTATCACTGCCAGCTTCTGTCAGGAATTATTTATTCAAGGCATTCCGTAACCTGCTTTTCAGAAAGCTTTCCAGGGCAGAAAAAACGTCAAGATATGAATCACAATATATCTTCCTGGATATAGAATATTCTGCAGAAACAAATCATATCAATGCAGAGCAGCAACTAGCCAGGGATAAACGTTTGGAAACTGCCCTGCAAAAGCTTCCTGTCCGTCAGAAAGAGGCCATTTATCTGCGGTTCTATGAAAATGCATCTTATGAAGAGATCGCACAGATTATGGGTACCACCGTCAAGGCTTGTTATAAAAATGTTTTCAGGGCGTTAAGTTGTCTCCGCGAAACACTTATCACCGTGATCACTTATCTTTTCTTTCGCTTGTTTTTCCTGAATTAA
- a CDS encoding FecR family protein: MKQHQTVEGYLAYEADDFLADEYFQEWVKYNHPETAMFWQRLLELHPEKKEAIQDAFELLDRMRFKTHIPDESRTRRIWENIDTHTRKDNIRGINQYYKKMLAAASILLLIALGFWQWRKTPFIYKNTGSGEITRVLLPDHSEVMLNANSQLKYAGNFGTQSKRELWIEGEAFFSVAHVTDEKGTSRPFIVHCAGLDVWVTGTAFNVYARHQLTRVVLNHGSVTVQFKDNREATRKLQPGQMLEYGETQKKLLLQSVDTLPYTSWRQQRFIFANTTLKEAAQTIEDYFGCKVVFKDQELASYRITAEINAPNIAMMDTLLSKALNIRVTKEGNTLILQKRP; this comes from the coding sequence ATGAAGCAACATCAAACGGTGGAGGGTTATTTAGCGTATGAGGCAGACGATTTCCTTGCTGATGAATACTTCCAGGAATGGGTGAAGTATAATCATCCGGAAACAGCCATGTTCTGGCAACGGCTGCTGGAACTGCATCCCGAAAAAAAGGAAGCCATACAGGACGCATTTGAGCTGCTTGACCGCATGCGGTTTAAAACCCATATCCCTGATGAAAGCCGTACAAGGCGCATCTGGGAAAATATAGATACACATACCCGGAAAGATAACATCCGTGGTATCAACCAGTACTACAAAAAAATGCTGGCTGCAGCCAGTATATTATTATTGATAGCCCTGGGTTTCTGGCAATGGCGAAAAACCCCGTTCATATATAAGAATACCGGCAGTGGCGAAATAACCCGCGTATTACTGCCCGATCATTCGGAAGTAATGCTCAATGCCAATTCACAGCTAAAGTATGCCGGCAACTTCGGTACCCAAAGTAAAAGAGAGCTGTGGATAGAAGGAGAAGCTTTTTTCTCGGTAGCACATGTTACAGATGAGAAAGGTACATCACGTCCCTTCATAGTACATTGCGCTGGCCTGGATGTTTGGGTGACCGGCACTGCTTTCAATGTGTATGCCCGCCACCAGCTAACCCGCGTGGTACTGAACCATGGCAGCGTCACCGTTCAGTTTAAGGATAACCGCGAAGCCACCAGGAAACTGCAGCCGGGTCAGATGCTGGAGTATGGAGAAACGCAAAAGAAACTACTGCTGCAGTCCGTGGACACCCTGCCGTATACTTCCTGGAGACAGCAACGTTTTATTTTTGCCAATACAACTTTGAAAGAAGCAGCGCAAACCATAGAAGACTATTTCGGATGTAAAGTCGTTTTTAAAGATCAGGAACTGGCTTCCTATCGTATCACTGCTGAGATAAATGCTCCCAATATCGCTATGATGGATACTTTATTGTCAAAGGCCCTGAATATCCGGGTCACAAAAGAGGGGAATACACTCATACTGCAAAAAAGACCATAA
- a CDS encoding SusC/RagA family TonB-linked outer membrane protein, giving the protein MPLVTVDVENTSFDELIQMLRKQVAFQFFYSSGQDKLPGPVSLHLKQVPLTTVLDKVLPKYNWEYLVDKNIIIIRPVVDNKRSTGVGVIPVRVSGTVTDEQGQPVSCVSVVDASTGKGSLTDESGRYKLETLSGITLLFSCLGFEYRKVQIKGDTVLSVQLKPYAQAMNEVIVTGYQRVKGWEMTGAVFKTKNEDLRIPGISRIDQLLQGSIPGASVTMPSGGVGAAPKIRIRGTSTVLGNQEPLWVIDGIVSESPYPYKTENQTELMKVTDRAAIEAGLSILGNCITGLNPDDIAEIVVLKDASATAIYGSRAANGVMVVTTKKGKTGPPQLNLRTDITVTDKPGYKNMNRMDATERIALSREIFDKGIIYPDDVLPPVGYEGVLFRLLKNEISPETFQTEVAQLERNNTNWFNVLFRNALSFNSYANISGGNKRISYFGSLGRTNENGNAIGNEMDRTSTRFKADIKLLKFADAGIYFSSSSYRTKGFFDGLNPFEYALNTNRVIKADEHYYASMGDAYAPADFVYSKPLLRFNFLDELAHSGNTNACNSINIAVNLNVRFAQKFRWESVYAFGHDATSNRRWADERSFAAALLRKANYEDRFGADINILHTDVIAKKSLTWRNTLHFYQARQQHTISAMAGMEVRRNVYEGQSQSTAQPGCDIDSGPVAVNSVFNFLSFYGSISYAYLQKYIVSVNTRTDASNRFAAGSPHRFNPIWSAGLRWNMKQEKWLEKTQWLDNLALRASFGYQGNTVESISPYLLATNVSPSFDPYTGQHYLGIRNLPYTDLRWEKTRSINTGIDVALFSNRLRITGDYYYKVTSDVIMKQRVPEEYGVSDSFINGGEILNKGWELALQWTAVNRKKLSWEVQVIVGKNNNLVMDTRANAKLASLVKGKAVVNGKPLGSLWSFPYVGLSPRDGQPLFRYLDMEKDTDRLLHGNPTDYLVYSGSSEPVFSGGFHSTVRLSRFSLSTGFSVQLGYTVRLNPLMQAGSGGYYRPPAPDKNVSKELIERWQQRGDEKFTNIPSIYSFRYDPVEYSIGKYFGDLSLSKEGNTLYRYDLYNYSDLISVKGDHLRCNYITIGYQLDNKNIRWLKGVTDVNVSVSINNAFVISDKRLKGQDPEIQSMSATENTAALPRYRSYVLSINLRL; this is encoded by the coding sequence ATGCCTTTAGTGACCGTAGACGTAGAAAATACCTCCTTTGATGAGCTGATACAAATGCTTAGAAAGCAGGTGGCCTTTCAGTTTTTTTATAGCAGTGGTCAGGATAAGTTGCCTGGCCCTGTCAGTCTCCATTTGAAGCAGGTACCGTTAACAACGGTACTGGATAAGGTATTGCCGAAATACAACTGGGAATACCTGGTAGATAAGAATATTATTATCATCAGACCGGTGGTTGACAATAAACGTAGTACAGGCGTTGGGGTTATACCTGTACGGGTATCCGGTACTGTAACTGACGAACAGGGGCAGCCGGTGAGCTGTGTCAGTGTAGTCGATGCCAGCACCGGCAAAGGCAGCCTGACGGATGAATCCGGAAGATATAAGCTTGAAACACTGTCTGGTATAACATTGTTGTTTTCCTGCCTGGGCTTTGAGTACAGGAAAGTACAGATAAAAGGAGACACTGTGCTGTCGGTACAACTGAAGCCATATGCACAGGCGATGAATGAAGTCATTGTCACCGGTTACCAGCGGGTAAAAGGATGGGAGATGACAGGCGCTGTTTTTAAAACAAAAAACGAAGACCTGCGTATACCCGGCATTAGCAGGATAGATCAGCTTCTGCAGGGAAGTATTCCCGGAGCAAGTGTAACAATGCCGTCGGGTGGGGTAGGGGCAGCCCCTAAAATACGTATCCGCGGTACTTCTACCGTGTTGGGTAACCAGGAACCTTTATGGGTAATAGATGGTATTGTAAGCGAATCGCCCTATCCCTATAAAACGGAGAATCAGACGGAGCTCATGAAAGTCACAGACAGGGCTGCAATAGAGGCCGGCCTCAGCATATTGGGTAATTGTATCACGGGGCTCAATCCGGATGATATAGCGGAGATCGTTGTGCTGAAAGATGCATCGGCCACGGCTATTTATGGTTCCAGGGCCGCCAACGGTGTGATGGTGGTTACTACCAAAAAAGGGAAAACAGGTCCTCCGCAATTGAATCTCCGGACCGATATAACGGTAACGGATAAACCCGGTTATAAAAACATGAACCGGATGGATGCCACGGAAAGAATAGCCCTCTCCAGAGAAATTTTTGACAAAGGCATCATCTACCCGGATGATGTGTTGCCGCCTGTAGGTTATGAAGGGGTCCTTTTCCGCTTGCTAAAAAATGAAATTAGTCCGGAGACCTTCCAGACGGAAGTAGCGCAACTGGAACGGAATAATACAAATTGGTTCAACGTATTATTCAGAAATGCGCTTTCCTTTAATTCCTATGCAAACATAAGTGGTGGGAATAAGCGTATCAGCTATTTTGGCTCACTGGGCCGCACAAACGAAAATGGCAATGCCATCGGGAATGAAATGGACAGGACCAGTACACGCTTCAAAGCAGATATTAAACTGCTGAAGTTCGCTGACGCAGGTATTTATTTCAGCAGTTCCTCCTACCGCACAAAAGGTTTTTTTGATGGCCTCAACCCATTTGAATATGCCTTGAATACAAACCGGGTAATTAAGGCAGATGAACATTATTACGCCAGTATGGGGGATGCCTATGCTCCGGCGGATTTCGTATATAGTAAGCCGTTACTGCGCTTTAATTTCCTGGATGAGCTGGCCCATTCCGGGAATACAAATGCCTGCAATTCTATCAATATAGCTGTTAACCTGAATGTCAGGTTTGCGCAGAAGTTCCGCTGGGAGTCGGTGTATGCTTTTGGGCATGATGCCACCAGCAACCGGCGTTGGGCGGATGAGCGCTCATTTGCGGCCGCTCTTTTACGTAAAGCAAACTATGAGGATAGGTTTGGGGCGGATATTAATATTCTCCATACAGATGTCATTGCTAAAAAAAGTTTAACCTGGCGTAACACGCTGCATTTTTACCAGGCACGGCAGCAACATACTATCAGCGCTATGGCTGGTATGGAGGTACGCAGGAATGTATACGAAGGACAATCCCAAAGTACAGCCCAGCCAGGCTGCGATATCGACAGCGGGCCTGTTGCCGTCAATTCTGTATTTAATTTTTTGTCTTTTTACGGCAGCATTTCCTATGCTTATCTGCAAAAGTATATTGTCAGTGTAAACACACGCACGGATGCTTCCAATCGTTTTGCCGCCGGCTCTCCTCATCGGTTTAACCCTATATGGTCTGCAGGCCTCCGCTGGAATATGAAACAGGAAAAATGGCTGGAAAAAACACAGTGGCTCGATAACCTGGCACTACGGGCTTCTTTCGGGTATCAGGGTAATACGGTAGAATCGATATCTCCTTATTTGCTGGCCACCAATGTGAGCCCGTCTTTTGATCCATATACCGGTCAGCATTATCTGGGCATCCGGAATTTACCCTACACCGATCTCCGCTGGGAAAAAACACGAAGTATAAATACCGGTATAGATGTGGCGCTCTTCAGCAACCGCCTCCGGATAACAGGCGACTATTATTACAAGGTAACCTCTGATGTAATCATGAAGCAGCGCGTACCGGAAGAGTACGGGGTTTCCGATTCGTTTATAAATGGCGGAGAAATATTGAATAAGGGCTGGGAGCTGGCCTTGCAATGGACCGCTGTTAACAGGAAGAAACTAAGTTGGGAAGTGCAGGTGATAGTGGGGAAGAACAACAATCTGGTGATGGATACACGTGCTAATGCGAAGCTGGCATCACTGGTAAAAGGCAAGGCCGTCGTTAATGGAAAGCCTTTGGGCAGCCTGTGGTCTTTTCCTTATGTGGGCCTTTCCCCCAGGGATGGACAGCCATTATTCAGATACCTTGATATGGAAAAAGATACTGATCGTTTACTGCATGGTAATCCTACTGATTATCTGGTGTACAGTGGCAGCAGCGAACCGGTTTTTTCAGGCGGATTTCATTCAACAGTACGATTGAGCCGCTTTTCCCTGTCCACCGGTTTTAGTGTACAGCTGGGGTATACTGTGCGCCTGAATCCGCTGATGCAGGCCGGTTCAGGTGGTTATTACCGCCCACCTGCCCCCGATAAAAATGTAAGTAAAGAATTGATTGAGCGATGGCAGCAACGCGGGGATGAAAAGTTTACCAATATTCCTTCTATCTACTCCTTCCGGTATGATCCTGTTGAATATTCCATCGGTAAGTATTTTGGAGACCTCTCCCTGAGTAAAGAAGGTAATACCTTATACCGCTATGATCTGTACAATTATAGTGACCTGATATCCGTGAAGGGAGACCATCTGCGTTGTAACTACATTACAATAGGGTATCAGCTGGATAACAAAAATATAAGATGGCTGAAAGGCGTCACCGATGTCAATGTTTCGGTGAGCATTAATAATGCCTTCGTGATAAGCGATAAAAGACTGAAAGGACAGGATCCGGAGATACAAAGTATGTCCGCTACAGAGAATACGGCTGCACTGCCCCGTTACCGGAGTTATGTGCTGAGTATTAACCTGCGGCTATAA
- a CDS encoding RagB/SusD family nutrient uptake outer membrane protein: MIKQPIRTSGRYASCILFVVVLFFGSCTKFLDQPSPDEFKPSTVADLRKILRYEGYPDANRSFHPYMSLLDDDIKCMGPDEGSSCWRQGRPAFTWSKKMYREMRLNGDNDPDTYGKYYQRIKGCNVVLDNIQLVKGRQVEKDQLEGEALALRAYYYFMLVNLYGWPFNDLLHPPDKALGVPLILSGKVTDACLRRNTVQEVYNQVVNDITEGCLLLEKTDEHQNVFSMNKYAAWLLASRIFLYMENWDNVMVYNDKLLAERFQLENMRFWASMSFRDTADKSQECYINPFNKEILFLYGCVNEYSFLGLSKFNTTPRYCASDALNASYEPGDFRADVYLNAWKTSGEFSKVNYKARLGKSFRLPEAYLNRAEACVRKYMQRGDAALLQKAVTDLNHLRQYRFSSKSFIPITVAGYYNNPQQLLQLCLEERRRELCFEEQRWFDLRRLGMPAITHFYYTDEKKKPVAYQLPGKSNNYVLQIPDVAVVNNPLLEQNP; this comes from the coding sequence ATGATAAAGCAACCTATCAGAACAAGTGGCAGGTATGCCAGCTGCATCCTGTTTGTAGTGGTGCTTTTTTTCGGCAGCTGCACTAAATTTCTGGACCAGCCATCACCGGATGAGTTCAAACCTTCTACAGTTGCGGATCTCCGGAAGATACTGCGGTATGAAGGATATCCGGATGCCAACCGGTCGTTTCATCCATATATGAGCCTGCTGGATGATGACATCAAATGTATGGGACCTGATGAAGGTTCCTCCTGCTGGCGCCAGGGAAGACCTGCATTTACCTGGAGTAAAAAAATGTACCGCGAGATGCGGCTGAACGGGGATAATGATCCGGATACCTATGGCAAATACTATCAAAGGATCAAAGGGTGCAATGTAGTACTTGATAATATACAACTGGTGAAAGGGAGGCAGGTGGAGAAAGACCAGCTGGAAGGGGAAGCGCTGGCCCTAAGGGCTTATTATTATTTTATGCTGGTGAACCTTTATGGATGGCCGTTTAATGACTTGCTCCATCCGCCTGATAAAGCATTGGGTGTACCGCTGATATTATCAGGTAAGGTAACAGACGCCTGCCTGCGCCGCAATACGGTGCAGGAGGTATACAATCAGGTTGTAAATGATATTACAGAAGGGTGTTTGCTGTTGGAAAAAACGGATGAGCATCAGAATGTTTTCAGCATGAATAAATATGCAGCCTGGCTGCTTGCCAGCCGTATATTTCTGTATATGGAAAACTGGGATAATGTGATGGTGTATAATGATAAACTGCTGGCCGAAAGGTTCCAACTGGAAAATATGCGATTCTGGGCTTCCATGTCTTTCAGGGATACAGCAGACAAATCCCAGGAATGTTATATCAATCCATTCAATAAGGAAATACTTTTTCTATATGGTTGTGTAAATGAATACAGTTTTCTTGGGTTGAGTAAATTTAATACTACTCCCCGCTACTGTGCATCTGATGCGCTGAATGCATCTTACGAGCCAGGGGACTTCCGTGCGGATGTTTATTTAAATGCCTGGAAAACCTCCGGCGAATTTTCAAAAGTAAATTACAAGGCACGTTTGGGTAAATCTTTCCGCCTGCCGGAGGCTTATCTCAACAGGGCAGAAGCATGTGTCAGAAAATATATGCAACGGGGAGATGCTGCACTGCTGCAAAAAGCGGTTACGGATCTTAATCATCTTCGCCAGTACCGGTTTTCAAGTAAATCTTTTATCCCCATAACGGTTGCCGGGTATTACAATAATCCCCAACAGCTGTTACAGTTATGCCTGGAAGAACGCAGACGTGAGCTGTGTTTTGAGGAGCAACGCTGGTTTGATCTGCGTCGTCTGGGTATGCCGGCCATTACCCATTTCTATTATACAGATGAAAAAAAGAAGCCGGTTGCTTACCAGCTGCCGGGGAAAAGCAATAACTACGTACTTCAGATACCGGATGTGGCGGTGGTGAATAATCCATTACTGGAGCAAAATCCATGA